One region of Planctomycetota bacterium genomic DNA includes:
- a CDS encoding DedA family protein, whose protein sequence is MKNPIKRLYDWVLSWAQTPYGVWALFLLAVAESSFFPVPPDVLLVALVIAIPLKAFRYALICSIGSVAGGCLGYLIGWQLYEIIGRPIIDLYQLNDSFQKVGKLYDENAFWAVMVAGFTPIPYKVFTIAAGVFRVDFTVFVVASAISRSARFFLVAAILYFIGPKAKIFIDKYFNLLTIAFVILAILGFIMIKYLC, encoded by the coding sequence ATGAAAAATCCCATAAAACGGCTTTATGATTGGGTCTTATCCTGGGCACAGACTCCTTACGGCGTATGGGCATTGTTCCTGCTGGCCGTTGCCGAATCATCCTTCTTCCCGGTGCCGCCGGATGTCCTTTTGGTTGCGTTGGTTATCGCCATTCCGCTCAAGGCGTTCCGGTATGCCTTGATTTGCTCAATCGGTTCGGTTGCCGGAGGATGTCTCGGTTATCTTATCGGCTGGCAGTTGTATGAAATCATCGGTAGGCCCATTATTGATTTATATCAGTTAAACGATTCATTCCAGAAAGTCGGTAAGCTCTACGATGAAAACGCCTTCTGGGCGGTTATGGTCGCCGGGTTCACCCCGATCCCTTATAAGGTTTTCACCATTGCGGCAGGCGTATTCAGGGTGGATTTCACCGTGTTCGTCGTTGCTTCCGCCATCAGCCGTTCGGCACGGTTTTTCCTGGTTGCCGCTATTCTTTATTTTATCGGACCCAAAGCCAAAATCTTTATCGATAAATATTTCAACTTGTTGACCATCGCGTTTGTCATTCTGGCTATTCTTGGTTTTATCATGATAAAATATCTTTGCTGA